In the genome of Daucus carota subsp. sativus chromosome 9, DH1 v3.0, whole genome shotgun sequence, the window aattattttactgCTCCTAATGCACTAACTATAAGAATGTGGGTTTAATCATTTGACAGTAATCATTGGAATCTTCTCATACTCTGTAACTTGGGAGAAGATTTGGAGATGAATGAAAAAAGTCCATGTATGCTGTTATTGGACTCACTTCAAGAAGCAGAACCAAATAAACTAGAACCGTGCATCAAACAGTACATTCTCTATTTGATtagtattttagattttaatgatttatttatgatgACTGTGTTGTTTTAATAGGAAATTTTTTATGCAGATTTGTGTACCAAATGTATAAGAATGAGTCAGTACAAGGAACTGATGATGTTTTCCAGTTCAATTTGAGTATTCCAATGGTTCCTCAACAGGATGACGGTGAAAAATGTGGATACTATGTTCTTTACTATATGTTCAAGTTTTTGATGTCTTGTCCAGAAAACTTCAACATTAATGAGCATGGTGGCTTtgtaagtatatattattatttaattctactatttataatatatttttgttaacaaATAACAACCAAATTAAAATGTTTAACAGATGAATAGCAGTTGGTTCACGGAGGAAGAGATGAACAACTTTTTCAACAATCTATCATCAGAGAAATTGCATACTGACCAAATGCAAGCTTCAGAAGACATTATTGTGGTCAAGGAAAAGAGTATGCAAAATTCAATCTCATtaatttagaataatataatCACTTTGTAGTTTGTGTTGTATTACAATTGTGGTCTTTGTTGATGCATAGATCTTTCAAGTAATATGGAAGACGATGGCCAAAATGTCGATAATGAAATTGCTGCTGAAGAAATTGAAAAACTTTCTAAAGATGAAGAAGAGGCTGAGATGGTGGTACAATGTGAACCTATTCGTTCACTAGTTGTGTACACTCCAGAGAGCTCACAGGAGCAGCAAGAACCCAACCAACCAACACCACCTGCATGTAAACTtcaattagaataatattttttatattgtataataaatagTGCTATCCAGATTTCTTATGTCTAACACTGTTTGTTTTTGTAAACAGCTGAAACAATTGCCACTCATGAAAAAGATGGCAAGGAAAAGCTGGCTGCTGCTGCACCTTCTGTGAGAAAATCTCCAAGGCTACAACCTataaaagaagatgaagaagatttcTCTATTCATATTGTCGACCCTGAGGGAGGAGCAAATGCAGAGAAGGGACCAGCAGAAAAAGCACAAAGAAAAGTAAGGGCGACAAAGAATGAAGGTGTCAATAAAAGGAAAGCCGTAGAAGAGGTACATAGTTACACTATAACAGTACTTGTTCATTGTTCATCCCATTTTACAACAGTAgacataaaaaatatacatgGTTTCTATTGTATAGTACAGTTACACATTTGTAAAAACATTTAAATGTCTAATTCTGTAACATAAGTAAAATAGTgccaattttttaataattatagttGGTTCCACTTTAGAAGCAAAATTAATGATTACTGATGAATACATCAGGATTACTGATGAGCGCATCGGGATTACTGATGACTGCATCAGGATTACTGATAGTCATCATCTCAGGTTTACATTCAACAGTAGCACTGTTGAGCTATTATTCTAACatgaactttaaaaatatttgattcataCGGATCATAATGATTACTAATGAGTACATCAGTATTGCTGATGAGTTCATCAGGATTACTGATGAGTGCATCAGGATTACTGATAGTAATCATCTCAGGTTTACATTCCACAGTAGAACTGTTGAGCTATGTTCTAACatgaactttaaaaatatttgatacagGTACAACAtaataaggaaaagaaattgaagaaaaaggTGGAAGCAGagaatgaagatgaagaagtggaagaagaagaagaaaaagatgatgatgAGAAACCAAAAAAGATTTTAATCCGTGCTTATCCATCaacattttcaaaaacaatctCAAGGTTGTCTGAAGCTCAAAGGCAGTGGGTCAAATCTGCTGGGTTTGGTGCACTCCTTCATTTTACTCTTGGTGAGGAACTGCCACACAAGACAATAGTTAATTGCTTATGGTGGTTCGAGCACAATAAATGTGAGTTTGGTCTATTCCCAAATCGGAATCTTAAAATAACAGAGGATGATGTTTTTGACATAATTGGTCTACCCCAAGGGAAATTGGATGttaaacttgaagattctaaagATAAAATCCAAAGCTGGGGCAAACAATTTAAAGAAAGGCAGCCAAGCAGGATCACTGAAAAGATGTTGCGTGAAAAGATTGCAGAGTCTCGTGATGCCGATGAACATTTCAAGCAGAACTTCATGATTCTGATGGCTAACCTTTTCATCAGAACAGATAAAACGTCCTTCGTTTGCCCCAAAATCCTGAGGTTCAGTGGTAATTTTGACAATGCAAGAGACTACAATTGGTGCAAACTTGTGATACAAAATTTGAAAGAGGCTCATGAACAATGGTGGAATGATCCAAAAACACAATACTACACtggttgttttgtttttcttcttgtaAGACACCTTGAAACATTTGATACTCTTTTTTTACTATATATGTATAACTTCTGCCATCGTATCTTATGACTTTCTATTTTGTCTGTAGTACTTTTATCTAGCTAGGACAAGCCATCCTGATGTGAGAGTGAAGAAAACATGGCCTGCCTTTGTTGGCTGGAAGAATTCATGCATTGATGACAGAGCAAAGAGGGAGGGTCTTGATAATAATTTTGGTCATGGAGATATTGTAAGTAGATAGTCTATATTCTTTCTACATATAGTCATGAATATAAAAAAtgccaattatttatataattatgcaGGTTCCAGAATTTGAAACTCCTGATGAAAGCAAACAAAATGATGTGAACTCTGAACAGTACAaggtataaaaataataaaaaatgaagatgatTCTATAGTAGAACCaccatattatatataactgttTTTGATCATGTATCCTTTTTAACTTGAGTTTTTGTTTATTTccataaataaatgaatataaatgaTGTTTTTATTCTATAATACAGGGTGGGAACAGCAACTTCACCACACCTAAAGAAACATTGAAGGGCGTAGGACCCAGTCGGCTGTTTTCTCCACAAGACAATGTTGATGCATCAATATTGTCAATTGAAAGAGATGTTGAACAGAATCACAATAGCACTGAGGTGCTCACAGAGGATGtaagaaaatttattagaatCAAGTAATTTACTATAGATTCATAACTATGTGCAAGTACTAACATACATTAATGAAACTAGGAGATATCGTCAAGATTACAGCATCATTTATCACAAATGGAAAAGCTGAAGAAAGAATTTGGTGAAACACTTGACAAGGGGAAACAGCTGTTCCCAGAAAGTGATAAAATGAAAGAATATGAACAGAGGTTTGAAGAGATGACAACAGGATGGTGAAAGatttaaataatacttttactcCATAACTTTCTGAACATAACTTGTTTAGATAGATTCTTAGAATTCTTTTTTACTCTTTGGCAAAACAGTATTGATAAAGGCTGGGATTTTTTCACATACAATGACTGGAAAACATTTGACATTTTAATGCTCCCGGAAAATGAAAGGGCTTTTAATAAGATGCACGATATAGATGACTTTTTagatgatttaaaattaggGGGTCAGGTGGTTGATAGTAATATTTACACAAAACATATTACTAGGAATGAGCCAAGCTATGCTGCATATGGACTCAACAATCAGCTGAAAAGGGTACTCAAACCAACTGATCATCAGAAATCTCCATTCAAAATCCGAGCGATTGATCTCAACACACAAAGGTTCagcaaagatgaagaagaagtatTTCATATCTGTCAGGATTTTACATATCTGTCAGTATTTCGATCCTGACAGTATTTCATATCTGTCAGTTTACTCATCAAACATGATTCTCTTATAGAATCAAATTTAAcattatcattattttaataataaaagtatttcacaataaacaaaaaattcatGGTCCTACTATTGAATCAAATTAACATCAGTATTTAGTTCTTTAATAGAATcataatcaaaaatatcattatttcataacattttattaaaaatgttagTTCTCTTGTAAGAGCTATgattatcattattttattattacttgttttatgttttattacATCATACAGTATACCATTGGCTTTTATACTTAATCAACAACAatagattaaaataaattattcaaaaagaCAACATAACAAAAAAGATTAGATGCAATCAAACATTcatttttcattaataataatatatttaaaaaagaagaCAGTACATAAAGGAAGCCCTATCTAGCCCTATCAACTAGAAGACTCTTCCTCTGCCttcttctcctcctcctcctgcTTGTGGAGGATACTGGACATCATCCCCGCGAATCGAATGATCCATTCGCGGCGTCTGATGGCAGCAAGCCTCCTTGCCTCAGCCTCTTCACGGAGGCGCTCCTCATGCAGGTAACAGTTCATAGTGAGAAACTGGACCTCGAGATGTGTCTCGAAGTCCATTTCTTCAACAACCTCATCAGGGAGGCTGAGAACATGGTAGCGAACACCCCAAACAGTGACGCTGAAGCAGCGCTGGCAGATGCGAACGGAACCGTCAGAGAGAGACATTCTCAAAACAAAAAAGGGTTGGAGAAGAAGATGAaaggttttagagaagaaagGTTTTCTGATATGAGTGTTACAGTAGTGTTACATGCATGCCTTTTATAGAATAGTGTATTAAAGAACTGAAGAGACATTTATTTAAAAGGAGGCGGAACATTTAATCAATACGTACCTATATTATTGGGAAGTAGCATGAATACTGATGCAAGTAATTATGATTCCGTAACAGAAGCAAAATTatgattttcattttcatcCAACAACCGTTCATATTATCCATgatttaaattagtaattataaataaaacacctaatttaataaaaaccatgtatgattttatttagttttagaAACTTATCTttcttaaaacaaaaaaaaacacaaaaaattattaacaattgcaataatatttaagtttaaataataaaatatatagtacgaattaattattctaaaacccaaaccataaaccccaaatgttaacgattttaaatttatttattccgcctacgtctcggcttcagggccttcggcccttcagcctcgtcttaattagggtttaggctcgagggagtagggccggtaggccctacaccctcaatcctaaaccctaaccgtcgggcaatttaatatacagtacgaattaattattctaaaacccaaaccataaaccccaaatgttaacgattttaaatttatttattccgcctacgtctcggcttcagggccttcggcccttcagcctcgccttaattagggtttaggctcgagggagtagggcctaccggccctacaccctcaatcctaaaccctaaccggcgggcaatttaatatacagtacgaattaattattctaaaacccaaaccataaaccccaaatgttaacgattttaaatttatttattccgcctacgtctcggcttcagggccttcggcccttcagcctcgccttaattagggtttaggctcgagggagtagggcctaccggccctacaccctcaatcctaaaccctaaccgccgggcaatttaatatacagtacgaattaattattctaaaaaccAAACCATCAACaccaaatgttaacgattgtaaattaattttattagactGGTTTCTTGCCTGTAAGACTAAACTTATTTACCAAatgctaaaaataattattacaaaaaattcattaaataatatttatttaaaatttaaatttaagtaataaattaagaatttctttcccttaatcaaataattcaaaacaaacaaaattgcgctaattttaaaaaaaaccaagAAGCGGGAAAACAAAACAGCATTTATCAGAAAGTACAGAACAAACTTAACACACTCTTTCATAACTTCCACTCCACTACACAATCGGcggttttcaaattcaattatCCAACTAAGCTTTCTCATCTCTTTCAGATTAACATCTTCAATCTTCAAATTCTACAAAAATCTAAATCACATTTCACTAACTTCATCAAAATGCAGACCTCTCCTTTCATGAACACCAAGTGTTCGATAAAAGGGTACGAGTTTGCCCCAAACAATTTCTGTGCTCCTTTAGAGAAATCTGTGTTTCCTGATGATTTTCATATCATTATAGACTTTTTGACTTGTAGTCCAATTTATTACGCATTGACTCAACCTACTAAGGTTACTTTCAAAAGTGTAATGCAAATTTGGAGCACTTTAAAGTTTATAAATggaggccaagcagagaaatcAAAATTGATGTTCAATTACAATGGCAAGGAGTATGTCATCACACCGGAGGTGGTGGAGGAAGCACTGCATCTTCcaaaattagaagaaaaaacTCCAGAATATATTACAGCTGATGTGCTTATTGCGTTTTTGAAATTACTGGGATATAATGGTGATCCTGACAGGATTGGAGTACTGCAGAGATCTCGCCTGAAGAAGCAATGGAACTTGTACTTTGATTGTATCACTAGATGCTTCTTGAACAAGGTTTCAAACTTTGATGCTATTCCATCAGGATCACTtgaaattgggtattctcttatCTACAACACTGTGTTTGATTATGGAAATTTcatccttaacttgataggtACTAGAAAAGAGGATAAGCTTAAGTATATCTGTTATGTTAGGTTTTTACAGTTGATTTTCAATCATATGTGCCCCTCTGCTGATTTTCCTGATGACGAATTAGTACCTATTAGTAAGATTTCAGAAACAGGGATTAAAGCCATAATAAATGGtgataagaaaaataatttagaaggTGAATGTTTCATTCCTAAAGAAGTGTGGCAATTTCTTAGCACAAACATggcagaaaaatataatttggttACTACTAGTGTTCCATCATCAACTACTGATATGGCACTAGACAGTTCACCCATTCGTCAAAGCCCAAAGAGAAAAATCAAGGACATCTCCaaacagaaatcaaaagtaaaaaaaaaagaaggttgTGGCATCAGGAATGGCatcagataataaaaaaaaagagatggaCTCAAGAGATACACAAATGCAGAAACCTCCTAGAAAAAGGAAGCTTAGAATTCTGGATGTTGATTCAGATCGTGATGAAAGCACACCTCCTTCAGTGAATATCAGCAATACAGAAACGATTGATCCTGCAAATTCTGGGAAAAAGGCAGAGACCAATGTGTATAAGAGGAAAAGACTTGTGAAGTGCTCAAACTACGTTCCTACATTACAATTCAATGAACTTGTTGAGGAAAAAGTCAATCCccttcctgaacttgatgaaATGATGATTCAAGACATGAACAAGACAACTGAAATTGCTAACACTGAAGAACGGATTATGACGCAAGAGGTTTCAACTCAATTACAGCAAGCAGCTGGAAATTTGGATATGGTCATTTATCAACCTCTAATCAGTGTGAACCCTATTCATGAAGTTCCTGTAGAGAAAAATCTTCAaagtaagaatttaaatatcaagCATGATTTTCATTAAATGGTTTATTATATAGAAtggataattttatatgattcaaTGCATACTCTTTTTGCCAAACCGTTATTagtatcaaattttatatgtatttatagatTTTTTCATATGATTCTATAGTATAATCATCTCATTAAGATAATTTCATTCTATGTCAGTTCCTGATGAGAATATTCATCAGGAACTGGTAACAGCTCATCACTTTtggagaataaaaatttatatacaatttatagaTTCTGTAATAGAAGCATTCATATAAAGAATTTTGATTCTATCATAtgatcatataatataatcacctAATTAAGATAATTTCATTCTATGTCAGCTCCTGATGAGAATAATCATCAGCAACTGTTAACAGCTCATCAGTATTGGAGAATACAAATctataaacaaattatagattctgtaatagaagcattcatatacagaattttatttctatcatatgattctataatataatcatctaaTTAAGATAATTCCATTTTATGTCAGTTCCTGATGAGATTAATCATCAGGAATTGTTAACATCTCATCAGTATTGTagaatacaaatttaaaaaaaatttatagattcTGTAATAGAAGCATTCATATACAGAATTTTGATTCTATCATATGACTCtataatataatcatctaaTTAAGATAATTTCACTCTGTCAGTTCCTGATGAGAGTAATCATCAGGAACTGTTAACAGCTCATCAGTATtggagaataaaaatttaaatacaatttATAGATTCTGTAATAGAAGCATTCATATACAGAATTATGATTGTAttatatgattctataacataATCATCTCATTAACATAATTTCATTCTATGTCAGTTCCTGATGAAGCTAcaactacaacaaaaacggACAAAAATGACAAGGGAAAAAATCCTATTGTCGAAGATGAAGATGTCCATGACAATTCTGATTCCTCTGAAGATGAGTCTGACCCAGAGTTGGCTGaagttcttagaatttcaaggaaAAGTATTTCTGGAAGCAGCAACAAATTTATGCAAGAGCAAATATCTTTTGACAGCTCAGACTTAAAGAAAAAAATGGAAGCAACAACAATACTACACCAAGGTCTTAGGTCTGAGCTCAAAGATTTGCATACTGTAACAGATAAGCTTCAAGAAAATATCAAATCTTCAGAAAACACTTTCGCAACAAAAAGTGAGATGAGCACTTTGTCGATGAGAGTAGATAGTCTTGAATCAAAGTTCACAGATATTACAGGGAAACTTGATGAAATTCCTCAATTGCTCAAAGGCAAGAAGGTAGTTACTCCAGAGGGCATTGAAAAGCGTGATTCAGGAGTTCAAACTGAAAAGGAAATAAACACTGATGCTGCTGAACCAGTTTGTTGGGATTTAATCCCATGGTCTTATCAACATAATGGTGATCAAGCAATTGATAAAGACGAGGGGGAACATGAGAAGCTTATGGAAAATGATGAAAATGTCCAGAAAGGTACTAATCATTCCTTTAATTCTGACTTGTATTTTTGTGATAAGTTGTAGAAGATATATGCgtgtgtatgtgttttataGGTTTGGTATGATTCTACatgcatatatgtttttaagatttaattattttcataatttagattctatatacaaattatctaatcaatttgatttatgtgtgttatttaaaagtttagattgtgaatcatatattttaaaattatggttCCAAGGTAGAGGCATTAATGTTCTTTTGTGAAATAATTTATGTAtgaaattaatgtttttttttgttttaaaattaatgttcAGTAATGCAATCAAAATTTGTGTAGTTGTGCTTCTACAATAGATGAATATGTATATCATGcctttattaaaaattgatattgagGTTAACGTAGTTTGTGTATAAATTCAAGGTACTAATGATGATgacaagataatttataatactgAAGAGGCCgccaattattttcaaaaattcaaaaccaaTGATGGAGAAGAAGTCTTGCTGTATGCAAACAGTGAGAAGGCTCTGAATATAAATGAACAAAGAGCAACAACTGTTGCTATGGCTGAAGATAATCCAGACATGAGTGAGGAAGAATACAGGATACTTCAACAAGAAAGGTATAATGAATTGCAAGCTGGAGAAGGTCAGACCGTCAGAAGGATTCAGGAAGAGGgaaagggagagggagaggaagaggaagaggtcagaaacaaatcaaacaaaatgatTCAAATGAGGAACCAGTTTGTTTGGATTTAATCAGTTATCAAAAAAATGATgatcaaaaaattgataaagaCGAGGGGGAAAATGAGAAGGTTCTCCTCAAAGGTACTAATTATTCCTTGAATTTTGACTTGTATTTTTGTGAAAAGTTGTATAAGATATATGCGTATGTATGTGTTTTATTGGTTTGGTATGATTCTACatgcatatatgtttttaagactgaattttttttcataatatagattctatatacaaattatctaatcaatttgatttatgtgtgttatttaaaagtttagggtgttaatcatattctttaaaatTATGGTTCCAGGGTAGAAGCATTAATGTTCTtttgtgatataatttttgtctGAAattaatgctttttttttttaaattaatgttcTGTAATGCAATCAAAATTTGTGTAGTTGTGCTTCTACGATAGATGCATATGTATATCATGcctttattaaaaattgatgttgaGGTTAACGTAGTTTGTGTATAAATTCAAGGTACTAACGATGATTACAAGATAATTGATAATGCTGAAGAGGCCGCCaagtattttcagaaattcaaAACTAATGATGGAGAAGAAGTCTTGCTGTATGCAAACAGTGAGAaggctttaaatataaatgaacaaAGAGCAACAATTATTGCTATAGCTGAAGATAATGCAGACTTGACTGAGGAAGAATATAGGAGACTTCAAGAAGAAAGGTATAAAGAATTGAAAGCTGGAGAAGGTCAGGAGGACTCAGGGAGAGGTAAAgggagaggaagaggaagaggaagaggaagaggaaaaggaagaggaagaggtcaGAAACAGATCGAAGAAAATGAATCAAATGAGGAAACAAGTACTACAATAAAGATCGCAACTCAAGAAAATCCAATTCCTTCAACATCAATTCCAATTCCAAAAGTTGTTCAATATAATGATGCCTTAGAAGTTGCAATTGATGAAGAAGAACAGAATAAATTGATTAGAAATAGAAAATCAAAAGATTCAAAACAGGTAAAccataatatttaaattcttgatGAGTTGACAGTTACTAATGGACATATCAATCTAGAATATATTCCTGATGCtaataatatgttattcatTGCACTTGGCGTACAGCAAAATGCTTCTCTTCAAAATCCTGATATGAACTCAGATCCTAAGAAGACAATTTCTAAAGATATTTTGAATGCTGGTGAAGAAATTGTCCCTGAAATTGTTCCTCATGCTGAAACTGAATTAGGCAATGATCCTAAAATTCAGGTAAATCCAATTATTCATTTTACTTTCAAATAGCAGATGGTTATTGACTATAATGAATCAATGCTGAtttgtaaaaaattatgattctgtGTTAGAGTCATTTGGAAAACATTCCATTCCTTTAAGTAATGATACATGAATATCTTCTAGAATCATATTTAGCATCATCAGTATTTCCTTTCCTGACAGTATTTGGATACTGACTGTGTTTCACAGCTATCAAATTAAGATCATCAGTATTTTGATCTTGGCagtattttatatatgcatTTAACTCTTAAGACATGATTCTCTTATAGAACTAGATTGAAATCATCAGTATTTAACTCTTAAGACATAAT includes:
- the LOC135149624 gene encoding uncharacterized protein LOC135149624 — encoded protein: MRLILKIIPEERKTGCSFFDPMFFISYMDAVKKAKKKDSTAIEKSNVWKWIKKQKIFACRYVFVPICQRFVYQMYKNESVQGTDDVFQFNLSIPMVPQQDDGEKCGYYVLYYMFKFLMSCPENFNINEHGGFMNSSWFTEEEMNNFFNNLSSEKLHTDQMQASEDIIVVKEKSMQNSISLI